The following proteins are encoded in a genomic region of Lemur catta isolate mLemCat1 chromosome 10, mLemCat1.pri, whole genome shotgun sequence:
- the LOC123645850 gene encoding 40S ribosomal protein S18-like: protein MSLVIPEKFQHILRVLNINIDGQQKIAFAITAIKGVGRRYAHEVLRKADIDLTKRAGELMEDEVERVITIMQNPRQYKIPDWFLNRQKDVKGGKYSQVLASGLDNKLREDLEQLKKIWAHRGLCHFWGLRVRGQHTKTTGPRGRTMGVSKKK from the coding sequence ATGTCTCTAGTGATCCCTGAGAAGTTCCAGCACATTTTGCGAGTACTCAACATCAACATTGATGGGCAGCAGAAAATAGCTTTTGCCATCACTGCCATTAAGGGTGTGGGTCGAAGATATGCTCATGAGGTGTTGAGGAAAGCAGACATTGACCTCACCAAGAGGGCAGGAGAACTCATGGAGGATGAGGTGGAACGTGTGATCACCATTATGCAGAATCCACGGCAGTACAAGATCCCAGACTGGTTTTTGAACAGACAGAAGGATGTAAAGGGTGGAAAATATAGCCAGGTCCTGGCCAGTGGTCTGGACAACAAGCTCCGTGAAGACCTGGAGCAGCTGAAGAAGATTTGGGCCCACAGAGGGCTGTGCCACTTTTGGGGCCTTCGTGTCCGAGGCCAGCACACCAAGACCACTGGCCCCCGAGGCCGTACCATGGGGGTGTCCAAGAAGAAATAA